In Candidatus Saccharimonadales bacterium, one DNA window encodes the following:
- a CDS encoding PIG-L deacetylase family protein, producing MKKIIFGIFAHPDDEAFGPSGTLLLETKAGTELHLISLTAGQNGTNPNNLNNLKEVRLQEWEEAARLIGATKTYHLGFIDGHLDNIAMIEASKQIEDIIHATVTDNDQVEVEFMTIDPNGISGHIDHIVASRAASFVFFRQKVADTRFTRIRYACISEIQNPTIRTDWLYMDAGRTQAEITETVDARSLKEEITAIMRCHVTQTSDCEAALSRMGANLGINHFITKS from the coding sequence ATGAAAAAGATTATTTTTGGTATTTTTGCCCATCCAGATGATGAAGCCTTTGGCCCATCTGGCACACTACTTCTAGAGACAAAAGCAGGCACTGAGCTTCATCTCATTTCACTGACGGCTGGGCAAAATGGCACAAACCCAAATAATCTTAACAACCTTAAAGAGGTCCGACTTCAGGAATGGGAAGAAGCAGCACGATTAATTGGTGCGACAAAAACATATCACCTAGGATTTATTGACGGTCATCTTGATAATATAGCTATGATTGAAGCAAGCAAGCAAATCGAGGACATCATTCATGCTACCGTCACGGACAATGACCAGGTAGAAGTAGAGTTTATGACAATTGACCCGAATGGTATATCTGGTCATATTGATCACATAGTTGCCAGTAGAGCTGCAAGTTTTGTATTCTTTCGTCAAAAAGTAGCCGATACTAGGTTCACAAGAATTCGATATGCGTGTATATCAGAAATACAGAATCCAACAATACGGACTGACTGGTTATATATGGACGCTGGACGGACGCAAGCTGAGATCACCGAAACAGTCGACGCACGCTCACTGAAGGAAGAAATCACTGCTATTATGCGATGTCATGTTACGCAAACTTCTGACTGTGAAGCCGCACTCTCAAGGATGGGTGCTAACCTAGGTATTAATCACTTTATAACGAAAAGTTAG
- the holA gene encoding DNA polymerase III subunit delta, giving the protein MITVFTGENSFEIEREIKKLESSFDGVSEKVDGSELNARQLPDLLIGGTLFADTRLIIIKNASENKLVWESFEQWIERIPEEISVILIEQKLDKRTKTYKSLTRSAAIREFPLWREYDNRKAEDWIINEASHLGLALDKKSAQALVGRVGVDQWQLSLALDKLIVLDVVTPDIIHDVIEANTTENVFNLFETALRGDTSGVISMMRVIMLHEDPYRLFGLLSGQVFYLATLTITDKSTNDVAKDLGVNPYGLTKIATTAKKLGPKGAKLAIIAFAEADEGMKTSVADPWLLIERALIKISDQYQTIAK; this is encoded by the coding sequence ATGATCACAGTATTTACAGGTGAAAATAGTTTTGAAATTGAGCGTGAGATTAAAAAACTCGAGTCTTCTTTTGATGGTGTTTCGGAAAAGGTCGATGGTAGTGAATTGAATGCTCGGCAGTTACCAGATCTTCTTATAGGTGGGACACTTTTTGCCGATACGAGGCTCATAATTATCAAAAATGCTTCTGAGAATAAATTAGTCTGGGAGAGTTTTGAACAATGGATCGAGCGAATACCTGAGGAGATTTCCGTAATTCTTATCGAGCAAAAATTAGATAAGCGCACTAAAACGTATAAGTCACTTACAAGGTCTGCAGCTATACGTGAATTTCCTCTTTGGAGAGAGTATGATAATCGTAAAGCGGAGGACTGGATCATAAACGAAGCTAGTCATCTTGGATTAGCACTAGATAAAAAAAGTGCTCAGGCATTGGTCGGACGCGTAGGTGTTGATCAGTGGCAACTTTCTTTAGCATTAGATAAATTGATAGTCCTGGATGTTGTGACCCCGGATATTATTCACGATGTTATTGAGGCAAACACAACCGAGAACGTATTTAATCTTTTCGAGACTGCACTTCGGGGTGATACCAGCGGTGTCATAAGTATGATGCGTGTTATTATGCTCCACGAAGATCCTTATCGATTATTTGGTCTTCTTTCTGGACAGGTATTTTATTTAGCGACGCTTACCATAACGGATAAATCAACAAACGATGTTGCCAAGGATTTAGGTGTAAATCCGTACGGTCTTACAAAAATAGCAACTACTGCTAAGAAACTTGGACCAAAAGGGGCTAAGCTTGCCATTATTGCATTTGCCGAAGCAGATGAAGGTATGAAAACATCCGTAGCGGATCCTTGGCTACTTATTGAACGTGCACTTATAAAAATCTCAGACCAATACCAGACCATAGCGAAGTAG
- the rpsT gene encoding 30S ribosomal protein S20: MPIIKSAIKRMKQTIKRNERNVGIKRDIKSAVKTFLAKPTSEGLSAAHSELDTAVKKNLLKKNTVARRKAQLAKVAKDAGVKLAPSKKATTKAPVTKKAPAKPAAKATVAKKAVSVKKPAAVKKTAAKKTTK, translated from the coding sequence ATGCCAATCATCAAATCAGCCATTAAACGAATGAAGCAAACGATCAAGCGCAATGAGCGTAATGTCGGCATCAAACGTGACATTAAGTCTGCAGTTAAGACATTCTTAGCTAAGCCTACAAGTGAAGGTTTAAGTGCTGCTCATAGTGAGCTTGACACTGCAGTTAAGAAAAACCTTCTTAAGAAAAACACTGTAGCCCGCCGAAAAGCACAACTTGCCAAAGTTGCAAAAGACGCTGGCGTGAAACTTGCGCCTAGTAAGAAAGCAACAACCAAAGCACCTGTAACTAAAAAAGCTCCGGCAAAACCAGCCGCAAAAGCAACTGTTGCTAAAAAGGCTGTATCAGTAAAGAAACCTGCAGCTGTTAAAAAAACAGCCGCAAAGAAAACAACAAAGTAA